A genomic region of Pseudoalteromonas piscicida contains the following coding sequences:
- a CDS encoding MAPEG family protein, whose amino-acid sequence MITGLYAALLALIYIKLSFNIISLRHRHKVSLGDGGIDELQSAVRIHGNFIEYTPFVLLMMLLLETQQINPYLLHAFGIAFLFSRIAHYVALGKTNFSIRKVAMATTYGVILILASFNLVYYFI is encoded by the coding sequence ATGATCACCGGTTTATATGCGGCATTGCTGGCACTAATCTATATTAAACTCAGTTTTAACATAATATCACTCAGACACAGACACAAAGTATCGCTAGGAGATGGCGGTATCGATGAACTGCAAAGTGCAGTACGGATCCACGGCAACTTTATTGAGTACACACCTTTCGTACTGTTAATGATGTTGTTACTCGAAACTCAACAAATCAACCCATACCTACTTCATGCTTTTGGCATTGCTTTTTTGTTTTCTCGAATTGCACACTATGTTGCGCTCGGTAAAACTAACTTTTCAATCAGAAAAGTAGCGATGGCGACAACATATGGAGTAATACTTATTTTAGCGTCATTTAACCTCGTGTATTACTTTATCTAA
- a CDS encoding sulfotransferase family protein translates to MTKHKFLVTGLPRTGTTSLCIAALGAGYKTAHTAYTRQALDCAEFIADTPVFADYEKLYALYPEAKIIQLTREFEQWLPSIKRLMRAMKENLLSQRGGFNDTIKRCYLETFPDFDKHFEDDGYWQDCYYKHHDRVLRFAKMNDIPFITVNLTAADAEQTLAEFIGVTQEKVIIPHVNIGGKVTAWKWFSHSNKVESTRNGKADKDTALFSMQVRSSA, encoded by the coding sequence ATGACAAAACACAAATTTTTGGTAACGGGTTTACCACGAACGGGCACAACAAGTTTGTGTATTGCCGCATTAGGTGCTGGATACAAAACAGCACACACGGCATACACAAGGCAAGCATTAGACTGCGCTGAATTTATTGCTGACACACCCGTTTTCGCTGATTATGAAAAATTATATGCTTTATATCCTGAAGCCAAAATAATCCAGTTAACACGAGAATTTGAGCAATGGCTTCCCTCAATTAAGCGTTTGATGAGGGCAATGAAAGAAAACTTACTGTCACAAAGAGGGGGCTTTAACGACACCATTAAGCGTTGTTATTTGGAAACTTTTCCTGATTTTGACAAACATTTTGAAGATGATGGTTATTGGCAAGATTGTTATTACAAGCATCATGATAGGGTGCTTAGATTCGCCAAAATGAATGATATTCCTTTTATTACGGTCAACCTAACCGCCGCTGATGCCGAGCAAACGCTTGCCGAATTTATAGGCGTGACTCAAGAAAAAGTGATCATCCCGCATGTCAATATCGGTGGTAAAGTAACTGCATGGAAGTGGTTTTCACACTCCAATAAAGTGGAATCGACACGTAATGGCAAAGCAGATAAAGACACCGCGCTCTTTAGTATGCAAGTTCGCTCGAGCGCGTGA
- a CDS encoding tRNA-(ms[2]io[6]A)-hydroxylase, with the protein MFELKYHTPFSWTEKVLADFDTFLQDHAAAEKKAAGMAMAMLGHYPDRIKLVKAMADLAIEEMIHFKQVLKILTERGTLLGNDQKDPYIKQMRALFRQGTDEYLIDRLLIGAVIEARGHERFSLVAEALPEGKEKDFYVAIAKSEEKHKNLFVELGYEYFDKLTIDNRLEEILIAEADICKRIPFSAALH; encoded by the coding sequence ATGTTTGAATTAAAATATCACACACCTTTTAGCTGGACTGAAAAAGTCCTAGCCGACTTTGATACCTTTCTTCAAGACCACGCCGCTGCAGAAAAAAAAGCAGCTGGAATGGCGATGGCAATGCTTGGTCATTACCCAGACAGGATCAAGCTAGTAAAAGCGATGGCTGATCTCGCAATAGAAGAAATGATCCATTTTAAACAGGTACTTAAGATCTTAACCGAGCGTGGTACACTACTTGGGAACGATCAAAAAGACCCCTATATAAAGCAAATGCGCGCATTGTTCCGCCAAGGCACTGACGAATATTTAATTGATAGATTACTGATTGGCGCAGTAATTGAGGCTAGGGGCCATGAACGTTTTTCTTTAGTTGCAGAAGCGCTTCCTGAAGGCAAAGAGAAAGATTTTTATGTTGCCATTGCCAAATCAGAAGAAAAACACAAAAATCTCTTTGTAGAGCTTGGCTACGAGTATTTCGACAAATTAACGATAGATAACCGCCTAGAAGAAATTCTCATTGCAGAAGCGGATATATGTAAGCGCATTCCATTTAGCGCAGCGCTTCATTAG
- a CDS encoding S41 family peptidase yields the protein MKLNVFLCASFLLTPNFAASAEAFSALDAWKELDHNLQTHYAYLDDFKGYQQTRQLFENKLNNLDSKQAFIDLSQAYLRHFTDPHLNLGPLNEKDYSVYPTGADMYVEFNDNSALIIDVKRSSDADVKGLKPGDKVTRVDGNTIPEAIQDVMQVPLSQLNKAQKSYALNIALGGKRYQKREIEFQRDTKLVTVELAASYDAINALGNGPKVSYAKIDEFGHIRFNNAMGNTQTVDEFKAALKSLGKVKGYVIDLRNTPSGGNTGVAEPILGHFTAAPSVYQKYRTQTKAVQFNKAELKDAFTKPAKQQIKVPFVVLAGRWTGSIGEGMTIGFDALGADAVIGAPMADLLGGIKRLDLAQSDAWVEVGFERLYHVNGNFREDFEPNIIVAGDMDKYGEDVALETAVSVLHSKTDKQVKK from the coding sequence ATGAAATTAAATGTTTTTTTATGTGCTAGCTTCCTTCTAACGCCAAATTTTGCTGCAAGTGCTGAGGCTTTTAGCGCGTTGGATGCTTGGAAAGAGCTCGATCATAACTTGCAAACCCATTACGCGTATCTAGATGACTTTAAAGGTTACCAGCAAACCCGGCAACTATTTGAGAATAAGTTAAATAATTTAGATTCTAAGCAAGCCTTTATTGATTTAAGCCAAGCATATTTACGCCACTTCACAGATCCGCATCTCAATCTTGGTCCATTAAATGAAAAGGATTACAGCGTGTATCCAACGGGTGCAGATATGTATGTCGAATTTAACGATAACAGCGCACTTATCATTGACGTAAAACGTAGCAGCGATGCAGACGTTAAAGGACTAAAACCCGGAGATAAAGTGACAAGGGTAGATGGCAATACAATACCGGAGGCCATACAAGACGTAATGCAGGTGCCATTGAGTCAATTAAATAAGGCTCAGAAGAGTTACGCACTGAATATTGCGTTAGGAGGGAAACGTTATCAAAAACGAGAAATTGAATTCCAACGGGATACAAAATTAGTCACTGTCGAACTTGCCGCAAGTTACGATGCAATAAATGCGCTAGGCAATGGACCTAAAGTATCCTACGCAAAAATAGATGAATTTGGTCATATTCGATTTAATAACGCCATGGGCAACACCCAAACTGTTGATGAGTTTAAAGCAGCATTAAAATCCTTAGGTAAAGTGAAAGGTTATGTTATTGACCTTAGAAATACACCCAGCGGCGGGAATACAGGTGTCGCAGAACCCATACTTGGACATTTTACTGCTGCGCCAAGCGTGTATCAAAAGTACCGTACGCAAACGAAAGCTGTACAATTCAACAAAGCAGAGTTAAAAGACGCGTTCACTAAACCAGCAAAGCAACAAATAAAGGTACCGTTTGTTGTACTTGCTGGGCGCTGGACCGGCAGTATTGGAGAAGGCATGACAATTGGCTTTGATGCTTTGGGTGCGGACGCAGTAATTGGCGCACCGATGGCTGATTTGCTTGGCGGCATCAAACGTCTCGACCTTGCTCAAAGTGACGCATGGGTTGAAGTTGGATTTGAACGCTTATATCACGTAAATGGTAATTTTCGTGAAGACTTCGAACCAAATATAATCGTGGCTGGCGACATGGACAAATATGGTGAGGACGTAGCATTAGAAACAGCAGTGTCAGTTCTACATTCGAAAACGGATAAACAGGTCAAAAAGTAG
- a CDS encoding response regulator, producing MEFVRPLEPILIIDDAVEIRDFLTQILENLGFEEVYGCEDFDSAKPLLKHKQPSVVFLDIELPDTDGTEILSYINENFPVAHVIMCSGHNSMENVQNTWELGAKGFIAKPFNAHKVDSVMKRLELVT from the coding sequence ATGGAATTTGTAAGACCGCTAGAACCAATCTTGATAATTGATGACGCTGTTGAGATCAGAGATTTTCTGACACAGATTTTGGAGAACTTAGGGTTTGAAGAAGTTTATGGTTGTGAAGACTTTGATTCCGCAAAGCCGCTACTAAAGCACAAACAACCCAGTGTTGTCTTCTTAGATATTGAGCTTCCCGATACAGATGGCACCGAAATTCTTTCCTACATCAACGAAAACTTTCCTGTGGCCCATGTCATCATGTGCTCGGGTCATAATAGTATGGAGAATGTTCAAAATACTTGGGAACTTGGTGCTAAGGGCTTTATCGCTAAACCTTTCAATGCACATAAAGTGGATTCGGTAATGAAGCGTTTAGAGCTGGTTACATGA
- a CDS encoding AAA family ATPase, whose product MNEEIKKLTDALSTVILEKPEQIKLAICSLLCRGHLLIEDLPGMGKTTLSHSLADVLGLTYRRVQFTSDLLPADITGTSIFNRENQSFEFHPGPIFSQVLLADEINRASPKTQSALLESMEEHQVTIDGVSHELPSPFFVIATQNPQHQSGTHPLPESQLDRFFMRISLGYPSEMAEAQLIKLAGKTRKLTQAPQVIDGKTLLAYQQVVPNIVLSDAIIDYILRLVNYTRSSGQFSDPLSPRASIALAAASRAYAFISGRDFVIPDDVQAVFTSVCAHRLGVTTTNEVEVKTQVFQNVPVH is encoded by the coding sequence ATGAATGAAGAGATAAAGAAACTTACCGATGCGCTCTCTACCGTTATTTTAGAAAAGCCTGAACAAATAAAGCTCGCGATCTGCAGTCTTTTGTGTCGCGGCCATCTTCTAATTGAAGATTTGCCGGGTATGGGTAAGACGACGCTATCTCATTCTCTTGCTGATGTGTTAGGTCTGACATATCGTCGAGTGCAATTTACTAGCGATCTGCTCCCAGCTGATATTACCGGTACTTCCATTTTTAACCGAGAAAATCAGTCTTTTGAATTCCATCCAGGTCCAATTTTCAGCCAAGTTTTACTGGCCGATGAAATCAACCGCGCAAGTCCAAAAACTCAAAGCGCCTTGTTGGAGTCCATGGAAGAACATCAAGTAACCATCGATGGCGTAAGCCATGAGCTCCCTAGCCCATTTTTTGTGATTGCAACGCAAAATCCTCAGCATCAATCTGGCACGCATCCACTGCCTGAGTCACAACTAGACCGCTTTTTTATGCGTATAAGCTTGGGATACCCCTCGGAAATGGCAGAAGCGCAGTTAATTAAGTTAGCTGGAAAAACGAGAAAACTGACTCAAGCACCACAAGTGATCGATGGCAAAACACTGTTGGCGTATCAACAAGTTGTGCCTAACATTGTGCTAAGTGACGCTATTATTGATTACATCCTTCGCTTAGTTAACTACACACGCAGCTCAGGTCAATTTAGCGATCCTTTGTCGCCAAGAGCTAGCATCGCACTTGCAGCCGCAAGTCGTGCATATGCGTTTATTAGTGGTCGAGATTTCGTCATACCCGATGACGTTCAAGCGGTTTTCACTTCAGTCTGTGCCCATCGACTTGGCGTAACCACGACTAATGAAGTAGAAGTTAAGACACAGGTCTTTCAAAACGTACCGGTACATTAA
- a CDS encoding DUF58 domain-containing protein — protein sequence MKRKVKQHVYKRHQGSEIQLSHNNIYILPSKDGGFFIAVALLNFVLGINYQNNLILAVSYIMAVMMIAALFLGFFNLNNTNIRYLGSNANFSPYSSSIRLSISSSAEIQSLRLSSEYNQTATHISKVSDEKVLELSAPELPRGVYDTGVIKILSYFPFGLIRTWSYIKPNDAFYVYPTPLPVIDTEFSFGSASNTSQSIQQKERSVEFDHLSQYQKGMSLSRVSWKHYAKTDQMLIKQNAPESADLHRIIFDYSKLSGSKEERLSKLCTMVLDADKQQTSYALLLQQNRIPFGQGETHKLSCLEALSEF from the coding sequence TTGAAACGGAAAGTTAAGCAGCATGTTTATAAACGACATCAAGGCTCAGAAATACAGTTATCTCATAATAATATCTACATACTGCCATCTAAGGATGGCGGTTTTTTTATCGCTGTGGCTTTGCTTAATTTTGTATTGGGGATCAACTATCAGAATAATCTAATCCTTGCAGTGTCCTACATTATGGCTGTGATGATGATAGCCGCCCTATTTTTAGGTTTTTTTAACTTGAACAATACAAATATCCGATATTTGGGAAGTAATGCTAATTTTAGCCCATATAGTTCATCTATTAGACTCAGTATTTCATCTAGCGCAGAGATCCAATCTCTCAGACTATCAAGTGAATACAACCAAACGGCTACCCATATTTCCAAAGTGAGTGATGAAAAAGTTCTCGAGCTAAGTGCCCCTGAATTACCTCGTGGCGTATATGATACGGGGGTAATTAAAATCCTCAGCTACTTCCCATTTGGCCTTATTCGTACCTGGTCGTATATAAAACCAAACGATGCTTTCTACGTGTACCCTACTCCATTGCCCGTTATAGACACAGAGTTTAGCTTCGGCAGTGCCTCGAATACTAGCCAAAGCATACAACAGAAAGAGCGTTCAGTTGAGTTCGACCATCTTTCTCAATATCAAAAAGGGATGAGTTTAAGCCGCGTTTCTTGGAAGCATTACGCCAAGACTGACCAAATGTTAATTAAACAGAATGCACCGGAGTCGGCCGATTTACACCGCATTATTTTCGATTATTCTAAGCTTTCAGGCAGCAAAGAAGAACGTCTGAGTAAACTCTGTACTATGGTGCTTGACGCCGACAAGCAACAAACAAGTTATGCCCTGTTATTGCAACAAAACAGGATCCCGTTCGGTCAAGGTGAAACCCATAAACTAAGTTGCTTGGAGGCATTAAGTGAATTCTAG